A region from the Streptomyces tsukubensis genome encodes:
- the hypD gene encoding hydrogenase formation protein HypD — protein MKYLEEFRDPALARGLLDDIRATVTRPWALMEVCGGQTHTIIRHGIDQLLPEGVELIHGPGCPVCVTPLEVIDKALEIASRPGVVFCSFGDMLRVPGSDRDLFRVRGDGGDVRVVYSPLDALRIARENPDKEVVFFGIGFETTAPPNAMTVHQARKQGIRNFSMLVSHVRVPPAIEAVMTSPDCRVQGFLAAGHVCSVMGTAEYPELAERYRVPIVVTGFEPLDILEGIRRTVRQLERGEAAVDNAYPRAVRPEGNPAARAMLEDVFEVTDRAWRGIGVIPLSGWKLSERYRDQDAEHRFAVDGITTREPAECRSGEILQGLIKPNECAAFGTRCTPRTPLGATMVSSEGACAAYYLYRRLGAPAAAPLEANPVG, from the coding sequence GTGAAGTATCTGGAGGAGTTCCGGGATCCGGCGCTGGCGCGGGGCCTGCTCGACGATATCCGGGCGACGGTGACCCGGCCGTGGGCGCTGATGGAGGTCTGCGGCGGCCAGACGCACACCATCATCCGGCACGGCATCGACCAGTTGCTGCCCGAAGGCGTGGAGCTGATCCACGGTCCGGGCTGTCCGGTGTGCGTGACCCCGCTGGAGGTGATCGACAAGGCGCTGGAGATCGCGTCCCGGCCGGGGGTGGTCTTCTGTTCCTTCGGGGACATGCTGCGGGTTCCCGGCAGCGACCGGGACCTGTTCCGGGTCCGCGGCGATGGCGGGGACGTCCGGGTCGTCTACTCGCCGCTCGACGCGCTGCGGATCGCCCGGGAGAACCCGGACAAGGAGGTCGTGTTCTTCGGCATCGGCTTCGAGACGACCGCGCCGCCCAACGCGATGACGGTCCACCAGGCGCGGAAGCAGGGCATCCGCAACTTCAGCATGCTGGTGTCGCACGTGCGGGTACCGCCCGCCATCGAAGCCGTCATGACCTCGCCGGACTGCCGGGTGCAGGGCTTCCTCGCCGCCGGGCACGTGTGCAGTGTGATGGGCACGGCCGAGTACCCGGAGCTGGCCGAGCGGTACCGGGTGCCGATCGTGGTCACCGGTTTCGAACCCCTCGACATCCTGGAGGGCATCCGGCGGACGGTGCGGCAGCTGGAGCGCGGTGAGGCCGCCGTCGACAACGCCTATCCGCGGGCGGTACGCCCCGAGGGCAATCCGGCGGCCCGGGCAATGCTGGAGGACGTCTTCGAGGTGACCGACCGCGCCTGGCGCGGCATCGGGGTGATCCCCCTCAGCGGCTGGAAACTGTCGGAGCGCTACCGCGACCAGGACGCCGAACACCGCTTCGCGGTCGACGGGATCACCACCCGCGAACCCGCCGAATGCCGCAGCGGTGAAATCCTCCAGGGGCTGATCAAACCGAACGAGTGCGCGGCCTTCGGCACCCGCTGCACCCCGCGCACGCCGCTCGGCGCCACGATGGTCTCGTCGGAGGGCGCCTGCGCCGCCTACTACCTCTACCGGCGCCTCGGCGCCCCGGCCGCAGCCCCGCTGGAGGCGAACCCCGTTGGCTGA
- a CDS encoding HypC/HybG/HupF family hydrogenase formation chaperone translates to MCLAVPGRVMEIGERDGTRMAVVDFGGVVKDVCLEYLPDLEVGEYAIVHVGFALQRLDEESALRTLGLFAELGLLQEEFGDSWEAAAGPGETAEVER, encoded by the coding sequence ATGTGCCTGGCGGTGCCCGGCAGGGTGATGGAAATCGGGGAACGCGACGGGACCCGGATGGCCGTCGTGGACTTCGGCGGCGTCGTCAAGGACGTCTGCCTGGAATATCTGCCCGATCTGGAAGTGGGCGAGTACGCGATCGTGCACGTCGGGTTCGCGCTCCAGCGGCTGGACGAGGAGTCGGCACTCAGAACGCTGGGGCTTTTCGCCGAACTCGGCCTGCTCCAGGAGGAGTTCGGCGACTCCTGGGAAGCGGCGGCCGGACCCGGCGAGACGGCGGAGGTGGAGCGGTGA
- a CDS encoding hydrogenase maturation nickel metallochaperone HypA/HybF: MHEMSIAVAVVDQVSRAAAEHGARGVTAVRLDVGELAGVVPAALDFCWDLACEGTALAGAVLSARTVTARARCVPCAVEWAPGLPPDLGCPGCGGGRVELLTGRELQIRGVDWADAPGPGPGPTEEA, from the coding sequence ATGCACGAGATGTCGATTGCGGTGGCCGTGGTCGACCAGGTGTCCCGGGCGGCGGCGGAGCACGGTGCGCGGGGTGTCACGGCGGTCCGGCTCGACGTCGGTGAACTCGCCGGGGTGGTGCCCGCCGCGCTGGACTTCTGCTGGGACCTCGCCTGCGAGGGTACGGCGCTGGCGGGCGCGGTGCTCTCGGCCCGGACCGTCACGGCCAGGGCGCGATGCGTGCCCTGCGCGGTGGAGTGGGCCCCCGGTCTGCCGCCGGACCTGGGCTGCCCCGGCTGCGGCGGCGGGCGGGTCGAGCTGCTGACGGGGCGTGAACTGCAGATCCGGGGGGTCGACTGGGCCGATGCACCCGGGCCGGGCCCGGGACCGACGGAAGAGGCGTGA
- the hypE gene encoding hydrogenase expression/formation protein HypE, which translates to MADTLSTTIAPDFANWSCPLPLRDHPRVVMGHGGGGVMSAELVENLFLPAFGGAPDTGLGDSAVLGIGGARLAFSTDSYVVRPLFFPGGCIGDLAVNGTVNDLAMSGATAAYLSCAVILEEGVETSVVGRVAQAMGEAARAAGVEIVTGDTKVVESGHGDGIYINTAGIGLVPPGVDIGPHRARPGDVVIVSGGIGLHGVAIMSMREGLEFGVEVASDSAPLGGLVRDLLAAAPGVHALRDPTRGGLAASVNEIAAASGTGVVLREGDIPVPPEVANACSVLGLDPLYVANEGKLVAFVARADAEAALAALRAHPLGADAAVIGECVAEHPGMVVARTPFGGTRVVDLPIGEQLPRIC; encoded by the coding sequence TTGGCTGACACCCTGAGCACCACGATCGCACCCGACTTCGCCAACTGGAGCTGTCCGCTTCCGCTGCGCGACCATCCCCGGGTGGTCATGGGCCACGGCGGGGGCGGTGTCATGTCCGCCGAGCTGGTGGAGAACCTCTTCCTGCCGGCCTTCGGCGGCGCCCCGGACACCGGGCTCGGCGACAGCGCCGTCCTCGGCATCGGGGGGGCACGGCTCGCCTTCTCCACCGACTCCTACGTGGTCAGGCCGCTGTTCTTCCCCGGCGGCTGCATCGGTGACCTGGCCGTCAACGGCACCGTCAACGATCTGGCGATGAGCGGCGCCACGGCCGCCTATCTGTCCTGCGCCGTCATCCTGGAGGAGGGCGTGGAGACCTCCGTCGTGGGCCGGGTCGCGCAGGCGATGGGCGAAGCGGCGCGGGCGGCGGGCGTGGAGATCGTCACCGGGGACACCAAGGTCGTGGAGTCCGGCCACGGGGACGGCATCTACATCAACACGGCCGGGATCGGGCTCGTACCGCCCGGGGTCGACATCGGGCCGCACCGGGCCCGCCCGGGCGATGTGGTGATCGTCAGCGGCGGAATCGGCCTGCACGGTGTGGCGATCATGAGCATGCGGGAGGGGCTGGAGTTCGGGGTCGAGGTGGCGAGCGACTCCGCTCCGCTCGGCGGCCTGGTCCGGGACCTGCTGGCCGCGGCGCCCGGGGTGCACGCGCTGCGCGACCCCACCCGGGGCGGGCTCGCGGCCTCCGTCAACGAGATCGCCGCCGCGTCCGGTACGGGCGTCGTCCTGCGGGAGGGCGATATCCCGGTACCGCCGGAGGTCGCCAACGCCTGCTCCGTGCTGGGGCTGGACCCGCTGTACGTCGCCAACGAGGGCAAGCTGGTCGCCTTCGTGGCCCGCGCGGACGCCGAGGCGGCCCTGGCCGCCCTGCGGGCCCACCCCCTGGGCGCGGACGCCGCCGTCATCGGGGAGTGCGTCGCCGAACACCCGGGGATGGTGGTGGCCCGTACCCCGTTCGGCGGCACCCGGGTGGTCGACCTGCCGATCGGGGAGCAGCTGCCCCGGATCTGCTGA
- a CDS encoding hydrogenase maturation protease — protein sequence MTVRPVLVAGVGNIFLGDDGFGVETVRRLAALGAPDGVELLDSGVRGVDLAYRLLDGCRTAVLVDAVARGGPPGTVYLIDATADPSAAVEAGDVPALDGHRMGPDAVLGVLATLAAGTGAAPPDRILVVGCEPASLEEGIGLSAPVAAAVEEAARLVLRVAGEECARDPAAPGRPPDAARTRTRKVSSC from the coding sequence ATGACGGTGCGTCCGGTGCTGGTGGCCGGGGTCGGCAATATCTTCCTCGGCGACGACGGGTTCGGGGTGGAGACCGTGCGGCGGCTCGCCGCCCTCGGGGCCCCGGACGGGGTGGAACTCCTCGATTCGGGGGTACGCGGCGTCGATCTCGCCTACCGGCTGCTCGACGGCTGCCGTACGGCGGTCCTCGTCGACGCCGTCGCCCGCGGCGGGCCGCCGGGCACGGTGTATCTGATCGACGCCACGGCGGATCCGTCCGCCGCGGTGGAGGCGGGGGACGTACCGGCGCTGGACGGCCACCGGATGGGCCCCGACGCGGTGCTGGGCGTGCTGGCGACGCTCGCCGCGGGCACCGGTGCCGCGCCGCCGGACCGGATCCTGGTGGTGGGGTGCGAACCGGCCTCCCTGGAGGAGGGCATCGGGCTCAGTGCCCCGGTCGCCGCTGCCGTGGAGGAAGCGGCACGGCTGGTGCTGCGGGTCGCGGGCGAGGAGTGCGCCCGGGATCCCGCGGCCCCGGGCAGGCCGCCGGACGCGGCCCGTACACGTACGAGAAAGGTGTCGTCATGCTGA
- a CDS encoding DUF6893 family small protein: MLKTLLITAAGAAVGAVLWQSLPDLRRYLRISRM; this comes from the coding sequence ATGCTGAAGACCCTGCTGATCACGGCCGCCGGTGCGGCTGTCGGTGCGGTGCTGTGGCAGTCCCTGCCCGATCTCAGGCGCTATCTGCGGATCTCCCGGATGTGA
- the hypF gene encoding carbamoyltransferase HypF, with translation MTTDPVTTDPVAQAAAAGPLRRRVSVRGLVQGVGFRPFVHALATELGLSGHVTNTGDGVLAEVEGPPEALDRFCERLAADAPPLARVGSVAHEPVGATGEAGFTIAPSRPGAASGRARIPPDIATCEDCLTELADPDDRRYRHPFITCTNCGPRFTIVTDLPYDRAHTTMARFPFCPDCAREYADPADRRFHAQPVSCHACGPRLTLVVPGSDPLGGEAALAGARALLAAGGIVAVKGIGGYHLVCDALDPEAVALLRRRKNRGDKPFALMVRDPADIEPYVLLDAAERKLLTGPVRPIVLLRRRPPLPEGPVPDGALDAVAPNAPDLGVMLPYTPLHRLLFGLPGDPPGPALLVMTSGNLSGEPIVTGDTEALDRLAPLVDAWLMHDRPIHVPCDDSVLRVVDGEPVPLRRSRGLVPLAVDLPAAVPPVLAAGGDLKNVFALAEGTSGWLSGHIGDMDDLATLTAFDRAVTQLGAITGVVPEVFAADLHPGYRSARRVAALAAGRPVTRVQHHHAHLASALAEHGYDGSRPVIGVAFDGTGYGDDGAVWGGEVLIGDYAGYERFARLAYVPLPGGDAAVARPYRMALSHLRAAGIGWSPELACVAACPPNELRVLEPQLATGLGTVPTSSMGRLFDAVSSLAGICHRAGYEAQAAVELEAAARAHGPSGDGYRFAVREPGRGPLVADPGPVLAAVVADLTAGAGAGPVAARFHDAVAALVRRLCAAARDRYGLGEVALTGGVFANAVLLSACARGLAADGFTVLRHRLVPPNDGGLALGQLVVAAAAAAREETTPCAWRCPAG, from the coding sequence GTGACAACGGACCCGGTCACGACGGACCCGGTGGCGCAGGCCGCCGCGGCGGGCCCGCTGCGGCGGCGCGTCTCCGTACGGGGTCTGGTGCAGGGCGTCGGGTTCCGGCCCTTCGTCCACGCCCTCGCCACCGAGCTGGGACTGTCCGGGCACGTCACCAACACCGGGGACGGGGTGCTCGCCGAGGTCGAAGGGCCGCCGGAAGCGCTCGACCGCTTCTGCGAGCGGCTGGCGGCCGACGCTCCCCCGCTGGCCCGGGTCGGTTCCGTCGCCCACGAGCCCGTCGGCGCCACCGGCGAGGCGGGGTTCACCATCGCGCCCTCCCGCCCGGGGGCCGCCTCCGGACGGGCCCGGATCCCGCCCGACATCGCGACCTGCGAGGACTGTCTCACCGAGCTGGCGGACCCGGACGACCGGCGCTACCGGCACCCGTTCATCACCTGCACCAACTGCGGGCCGCGGTTCACCATCGTGACGGACCTGCCCTACGACCGGGCGCACACCACCATGGCGCGCTTCCCGTTCTGCCCGGACTGCGCCCGGGAGTACGCGGATCCGGCCGACCGGCGCTTCCACGCCCAGCCGGTCTCCTGCCACGCCTGCGGTCCCCGGCTCACCCTGGTCGTCCCGGGGTCCGATCCGCTCGGCGGGGAAGCGGCGCTCGCCGGGGCCCGTGCCCTGCTCGCCGCGGGCGGCATCGTCGCGGTGAAGGGCATCGGCGGCTACCACCTGGTGTGCGACGCCCTCGACCCGGAAGCGGTCGCCCTGCTGCGGCGGCGCAAGAACCGGGGCGACAAACCGTTCGCCCTGATGGTCAGGGACCCGGCGGACATCGAACCGTACGTCCTGCTGGACGCGGCCGAACGGAAGCTGCTGACCGGACCGGTGCGCCCGATCGTCCTGCTGCGCCGACGGCCGCCGCTCCCCGAAGGCCCGGTGCCGGACGGGGCGCTCGACGCCGTCGCGCCGAACGCTCCCGACCTGGGCGTGATGCTGCCGTACACCCCGCTGCACCGGCTGCTGTTCGGGCTGCCCGGCGATCCGCCGGGACCCGCGCTGCTGGTGATGACGAGCGGCAATCTGTCGGGCGAGCCGATCGTCACGGGCGACACCGAGGCCCTCGACCGGCTGGCGCCGCTGGTCGATGCCTGGCTGATGCACGACCGGCCGATCCACGTACCGTGCGACGATTCGGTGCTGCGGGTGGTGGACGGCGAGCCGGTGCCGCTGCGCCGCTCGCGCGGGCTGGTCCCGCTCGCCGTCGACCTGCCCGCGGCCGTTCCGCCGGTGCTGGCGGCGGGCGGCGATCTGAAGAACGTGTTCGCCCTCGCCGAGGGGACGTCGGGCTGGCTGTCGGGCCATATCGGCGATATGGACGATCTGGCCACCCTGACCGCCTTCGACCGGGCCGTGACCCAGCTCGGCGCGATCACCGGTGTGGTGCCGGAGGTCTTCGCGGCCGACCTCCACCCCGGATACCGCTCCGCCCGGCGCGTCGCCGCCCTGGCGGCCGGCCGGCCCGTGACCCGGGTCCAGCACCATCATGCCCATCTGGCGTCCGCGCTGGCCGAGCACGGGTACGACGGTTCGCGGCCGGTGATCGGGGTCGCCTTCGACGGCACCGGGTACGGCGACGACGGCGCGGTCTGGGGCGGCGAGGTGCTGATCGGGGACTACGCGGGGTACGAGCGCTTCGCACGGCTGGCGTACGTGCCGCTGCCCGGCGGCGACGCCGCGGTGGCCCGCCCGTACCGCATGGCCCTGTCCCATCTCCGGGCGGCGGGAATCGGCTGGTCGCCGGAGCTGGCGTGCGTCGCGGCCTGTCCGCCGAACGAACTGCGGGTGCTGGAGCCCCAGCTCGCCACCGGTCTCGGCACCGTCCCCACCTCCAGCATGGGACGGCTCTTCGACGCGGTCTCCTCGCTGGCGGGGATCTGCCACCGGGCGGGCTACGAGGCCCAGGCGGCGGTGGAGCTGGAGGCTGCGGCCCGGGCCCACGGCCCGTCCGGTGACGGCTACCGGTTCGCCGTGCGCGAGCCGGGGCGGGGGCCGCTGGTGGCCGACCCGGGTCCGGTACTGGCCGCCGTGGTGGCCGATCTGACGGCGGGTGCGGGGGCCGGGCCGGTGGCGGCCCGCTTCCACGATGCCGTCGCCGCTCTCGTACGGCGGCTCTGCGCGGCGGCCCGGGACCGGTACGGGCTCGGTGAGGTGGCGCTGACCGGCGGGGTCTTCGCCAACGCCGTACTGCTGTCGGCCTGTGCCCGGGGGCTCGCGGCGGACGGCTTCACGGTACTGCGGCACCGGCTGGTGCCGCCCAATGACGGAGGGCTGGCCCTCGGCCAGCTCGTGGTGGCCGCCGCCGCGGCGGCCCGAGAGGAGACAACACCATGTGCCTGGCGGTGCCCGGCAGGGTGA
- the hypB gene encoding hydrogenase nickel incorporation protein HypB, whose protein sequence is MCRTADLRRAVLAHNDDSAQALREGLAARGAIAVNLLSSPGSGKTALLETELALARERGVPVAALTADLATENDARRLARSGVPVQQVLTDGLCHLEAVMLRGYLAGWLPQDAALLFVENVGNLVCPAAYDLGESLRVVLASVTEGEDKPLKYPTAFGTAQLVLVTKVDLAEPAGFDEAAFLANVARVNPGVEVVCTSARTGLGAGALLDRALAVRAGTPAHRPVMTTPAVAAPHRPPVPDHHHDHDHDHDPDHGDGDGPGHHHDHPAPHHDHDHGRAALDPR, encoded by the coding sequence ATGTGCCGTACGGCGGATCTCCGGCGGGCGGTTCTCGCCCACAACGACGACAGTGCGCAGGCCCTGCGGGAGGGGCTGGCCGCGCGGGGCGCGATCGCCGTGAACCTGCTCTCCAGCCCGGGCAGCGGCAAGACCGCGCTGCTGGAGACGGAGCTGGCGCTGGCCCGGGAGCGCGGGGTGCCGGTGGCGGCCCTGACCGCCGATCTGGCGACCGAGAACGACGCCCGCAGGCTGGCCCGTTCCGGGGTGCCGGTGCAGCAGGTGCTCACCGACGGGCTGTGCCATCTGGAGGCGGTGATGCTCCGCGGCTATCTGGCGGGCTGGCTGCCGCAGGACGCGGCGCTGCTGTTCGTGGAGAACGTGGGCAATCTGGTCTGTCCCGCCGCCTATGACCTCGGGGAGTCGCTGCGGGTGGTCCTTGCGTCGGTGACGGAGGGCGAGGACAAACCGCTGAAGTACCCGACGGCGTTCGGCACGGCGCAACTGGTGCTGGTCACCAAGGTGGATCTGGCGGAGCCCGCCGGGTTCGACGAGGCCGCGTTCCTGGCGAACGTGGCCCGGGTCAACCCCGGGGTGGAGGTGGTGTGCACCTCGGCGCGTACGGGTCTGGGCGCGGGCGCCCTGCTGGACCGGGCCCTCGCGGTGCGCGCGGGCACCCCGGCGCACCGGCCGGTGATGACGACCCCGGCGGTCGCCGCCCCGCACCGCCCGCCCGTACCGGACCATCACCATGACCACGACCACGACCACGACCCTGACCACGGTGACGGTGACGGGCCCGGGCACCACCACGACCACCCGGCCCCGCACCACGACCACGACCACGGGCGCGCCGCCCTGGACCCGCGGTGA